One stretch of Segatella copri DNA includes these proteins:
- a CDS encoding type IV toxin-antitoxin system AbiEi family antitoxin domain-containing protein encodes MRNILITLGNIPVTSSVIASLYPDVKTKFAKVAQLEKAGEIIRLRRNLFVVNPQETGQPLSSGLIANHLLSPSYVSMQTALRYYGLIPEAVYTVQSMTFKTAKEYNTPIGNFYYHHIPRATYPIGITQIKEGNNVYIMATPEKALCDLIANLPGIKLRYKKEALEFLEENLRFDMDRFYQLNPKIFEDYANIGKKATSIRTILKLLHHE; translated from the coding sequence ATGAGAAATATTCTAATTACATTAGGCAATATTCCAGTAACATCTTCGGTCATTGCTTCACTATATCCAGATGTAAAGACCAAGTTTGCAAAAGTTGCACAGCTGGAAAAGGCGGGTGAAATCATCCGCCTCAGGCGAAATCTGTTCGTTGTAAATCCACAAGAAACGGGACAACCACTCTCTTCCGGACTTATCGCCAACCATCTGTTGTCTCCATCTTATGTGTCTATGCAGACAGCATTAAGATATTATGGTTTAATACCCGAAGCTGTATATACAGTTCAATCCATGACCTTTAAGACAGCAAAGGAATACAATACACCCATAGGCAACTTTTACTATCATCATATTCCAAGGGCCACCTATCCTATAGGAATTACGCAGATAAAGGAAGGAAACAATGTCTATATAATGGCTACTCCAGAAAAGGCATTATGTGATTTGATAGCCAACCTGCCAGGTATCAAACTGAGATACAAGAAGGAAGCATTAGAGTTTCTGGAAGAAAATCTAAGATTTGATATGGACAGATTCTACCAGCTCAATCCCAAGATATTCGAAGATTATGCAAATATAGGAAAAAAGGCAACATCCATACGCACAATATTAAAACTCTTACATCATGAATGA
- a CDS encoding serine/threonine-protein kinase — MDSYSGIIIEESRRSEQFSDFTPIPCKGFNLLCKAKRYGRWWVLKGLKEPYRQDENYKNLLHKEFDILISLQHPNIVSAYSMEEIPEMGTCIVMEWIDGITLEHWSGKKTEGEDIFLQLLDAVHYIHAKQIVHRDLKPSNIMITHNGNHVKLIDFGLSDTDDFAILKQPAGTLGYISPEQIASQQADIRNDIFSIGCILEKILPSKPYTAIIKRCKAPIAQRYANVDELKADFMARRNRHLFGIKRIAIAALVCIILLGFISCPLLNQQEKSISTTPEHTEAKKDTSIRQQAKKPAPLSNGQKSLQPTATEPSSASQAQAAELLSEGKKTIDKMWKESGIDTIRSVEKKSEAFYQFVDKSNEFITTTYPQTFSKDIAGSKKADIIYELSSYTSERYVKPTLSRFQSSR; from the coding sequence ATGGATTCATATTCTGGAATCATCATAGAAGAAAGTAGAAGGTCTGAACAATTTTCAGACTTTACTCCCATACCTTGCAAAGGATTCAACCTTCTTTGCAAGGCAAAGCGCTATGGCAGATGGTGGGTGCTCAAGGGATTGAAGGAGCCATATCGCCAAGACGAAAACTACAAGAACCTGCTGCACAAAGAGTTCGATATCCTCATATCCCTGCAGCATCCCAACATCGTATCAGCCTACAGCATGGAAGAAATACCAGAAATGGGTACCTGTATCGTGATGGAATGGATAGATGGTATCACGCTGGAACACTGGAGTGGCAAGAAGACTGAGGGAGAAGACATCTTCCTCCAGTTGCTTGATGCTGTGCATTACATCCACGCCAAGCAGATAGTACACAGAGACTTAAAACCTTCCAATATCATGATTACCCATAACGGCAATCATGTAAAGCTCATCGATTTCGGACTTTCAGATACCGACGACTTTGCCATCCTCAAACAGCCTGCCGGCACACTGGGCTACATCTCACCTGAACAGATTGCATCCCAACAGGCAGACATCCGCAACGACATCTTCAGCATCGGTTGTATCCTGGAAAAGATACTTCCAAGCAAACCGTATACTGCCATCATCAAACGATGTAAGGCTCCCATAGCCCAGCGATATGCCAATGTGGATGAACTCAAAGCCGATTTCATGGCTCGCAGAAACAGGCATCTATTCGGTATCAAGCGTATCGCAATCGCAGCTTTGGTCTGTATCATCTTATTAGGTTTCATCAGTTGTCCTTTACTGAATCAGCAGGAAAAGAGCATTAGCACCACCCCTGAACATACCGAAGCCAAGAAGGATACATCCATCCGCCAGCAAGCCAAGAAGCCTGCCCCACTTTCCAATGGCCAGAAATCCCTGCAGCCAACAGCTACCGAGCCATCTTCTGCATCACAGGCACAAGCCGCCGAACTCCTATCCGAAGGCAAGAAGACAATCGACAAGATGTGGAAGGAATCCGGCATAGACACCATCCGGTCTGTTGAGAAAAAGAGCGAGGCATTCTATCAGTTTGTAGATAAGAGTAATGAATTCATCACAACGACTTATCCGCAGACATTCTCTAAAGACATCGCCGGCAGCAAGAAGGCAGATATCATCTACGAGCTGTCCTCTTATACCTCTGAAAGATATGTGAAGCCCACCTTGTCGAGATTTCAATCTTCCAGATAA
- a CDS encoding RNA polymerase sigma factor: protein MRTEEFNHIILPMRSDLKAYALRLTESDDNAEDLVQEVMLRLWDMRQNIKAEDNLKALAITIMRNKFYDQCRHEERNFTTDRVMEVSIEDRRAEQRDEVNLIKQIVAQLPPLQQQIFRMKEIEGYTADEIMQITGCTADNLRKNLSRARLKIRETYMNIVKQNRTK, encoded by the coding sequence ATGAGAACAGAAGAATTCAACCATATCATCCTACCGATGCGCAGCGACCTGAAAGCGTATGCGCTAAGGTTGACTGAGAGTGACGACAATGCCGAAGACCTCGTGCAGGAAGTCATGCTCAGGCTGTGGGACATGCGCCAGAATATCAAGGCAGAAGATAACCTCAAGGCGCTCGCCATCACCATCATGCGCAACAAGTTTTATGACCAGTGCAGGCATGAGGAGCGGAACTTCACCACCGACAGGGTGATGGAAGTATCCATAGAAGACCGGCGGGCAGAGCAACGGGACGAGGTAAATCTCATCAAGCAGATAGTGGCACAGCTCCCGCCCTTGCAGCAGCAGATATTCCGCATGAAGGAGATAGAAGGCTATACTGCCGATGAAATCATGCAGATAACGGGATGTACTGCCGATAATCTCCGAAAGAATCTCTCCAGAGCCCGACTCAAAATCAGAGAGACCTATATGAATATCGTGAAACAAAACAGAACAAAATAA
- a CDS encoding DUF6108 family protein, protein MKRCNLIKRFFIGLLLIVVASISANAQEGLYVKSIFQRFGHAKGCKMVTMQNAQLKGYRLKIYKSLVYKNHATEIAHYLKSDRKAAKKIREVVENGKMVSGYYMMTPLSNGDNRFILFSNPSKSKGTVIYIEGDLSPEDIMKLCYSRR, encoded by the coding sequence ATGAAACGATGCAACTTGATAAAACGCTTCTTCATCGGACTGCTTCTTATCGTGGTAGCCTCGATTTCGGCTAATGCCCAGGAGGGACTATACGTAAAAAGTATATTCCAACGCTTCGGACACGCCAAGGGATGCAAGATGGTTACGATGCAGAATGCGCAACTCAAAGGTTACAGGCTCAAGATATACAAGAGCCTGGTATATAAGAACCATGCCACGGAAATAGCCCACTATCTGAAGTCCGACCGCAAAGCTGCGAAAAAGATCAGAGAGGTGGTGGAAAATGGCAAGATGGTGAGCGGCTATTACATGATGACACCCTTGAGCAATGGCGACAACCGCTTCATCCTCTTCAGTAACCCGAGTAAAAGCAAGGGAACCGTGATTTATATAGAAGGCGACCTGTCGCCCGAAGATATCATGAAACTCTGCTATTCCAGAAGATAG
- a CDS encoding nucleotidyl transferase AbiEii/AbiGii toxin family protein yields the protein MMNEIYQNMLSAYDLSTDQSKRNATFEVNQQIILAGLYQGGFFEKAAFYGGTCLRIFHGLNRFSEDMDFSLLNKDESFDFSQYFQPIIDEFDAIGRRVDIQKKDKKNFGKVESAFLKDTTDVYDISFQTEKSIKIKIEVDTNPPLHFSTEQKLLIEPRSFMTRCFTLPDLFAGKMHALVYRAWKNRVKGRDWYDFEWYIRNRIPLDFKHLQERIKEFNGCEKSKEEFIADLEQRLRSADIKQVKVDVMPFIKNPKDMTIWSNEYFLQLAKMINIE from the coding sequence ATCATGAATGAGATATACCAAAATATGTTATCAGCTTATGATCTTTCTACAGATCAGTCTAAAAGAAATGCTACTTTTGAGGTAAACCAGCAAATAATTCTTGCCGGTTTGTACCAAGGCGGTTTCTTCGAAAAAGCAGCTTTTTATGGTGGAACCTGCCTACGCATTTTCCATGGTTTAAATCGCTTCAGTGAAGATATGGATTTCTCTTTATTGAACAAAGATGAAAGTTTTGACTTCTCCCAATACTTCCAACCAATTATCGACGAATTTGATGCCATCGGGAGAAGAGTGGACATACAGAAGAAGGACAAGAAGAATTTTGGAAAAGTAGAATCAGCTTTTTTAAAAGATACCACCGACGTTTATGACATTTCATTTCAAACAGAAAAGTCCATCAAAATCAAAATTGAAGTAGATACCAATCCTCCTCTCCATTTTTCTACGGAGCAAAAACTTCTGATAGAGCCTCGTTCTTTCATGACAAGATGCTTTACCCTTCCCGACTTATTTGCCGGCAAAATGCACGCATTAGTTTATCGAGCATGGAAAAACCGGGTAAAAGGACGCGATTGGTATGATTTCGAATGGTACATCCGGAATAGAATTCCTTTAGATTTCAAACATCTACAGGAAAGAATCAAAGAATTTAACGGATGCGAGAAATCAAAAGAAGAATTCATTGCCGACTTGGAGCAAAGATTGAGATCAGCAGACATCAAACAGGTAAAAGTAGATGTGATGCCGTTTATAAAGAATCCAAAAGATATGACTATCTGGTCCAACGAATACTTTCTGCAATTGGCGAAAATGATAAACATAGAATAG
- a CDS encoding O-acetylhomoserine aminocarboxypropyltransferase/cysteine synthase family protein, giving the protein MSTEKKLRFETLQLHVGQENPDPATDARAVPIYQTTSYVFRNSQHAADRFGLRDAGNIYGRLTNSTQGVFEDRVAALEGGVAGLAVASGAAAVTYALQNILQNGDHIVAADNIYGGTYNLITHTLSTQGVSYTIVDPRNFEQVEAAIQDNTKALYAETFGNPNSDVTDIDKLAEIAHRHNIPLIIDNTFGTPYLIRPIEHGADIVVHSATKFIGGHGSSLGGVIVDGGKFDWKANADKFPTLAKPDPSYHGAVFADVAGAAAFVTRIRAVILRDTGATISPFNAWILLQGLETLSLRVERHVQNALKVVEYLENNPKVAKVNHPAVPSHPDHELYKKLFPNGGGSIFTFDIKGGEKEAWEFIDHLRIFSLLANVADVKSLVIHPATTTHSQLSPEELEEQHIYPSTVRLSIGIENIDDLIEALDEAFTYVK; this is encoded by the coding sequence ATGAGTACAGAAAAGAAACTTCGCTTTGAGACACTTCAGTTGCATGTAGGTCAGGAAAATCCAGATCCAGCTACCGACGCTCGTGCGGTGCCTATCTACCAGACCACAAGTTATGTGTTCCGCAACTCTCAGCACGCTGCCGATAGATTCGGACTCCGTGACGCAGGTAATATCTATGGTCGCTTGACCAACTCTACTCAGGGTGTATTCGAAGACCGTGTAGCTGCCCTCGAGGGTGGTGTAGCAGGTTTGGCTGTCGCTTCTGGTGCTGCCGCCGTTACCTACGCTCTGCAGAACATCCTTCAGAACGGCGACCACATCGTAGCTGCCGACAACATCTATGGTGGTACTTATAACCTCATCACTCATACATTATCTACACAGGGTGTTAGCTACACCATCGTAGATCCTCGCAACTTCGAGCAGGTAGAGGCTGCCATTCAGGACAATACCAAGGCTCTCTATGCAGAGACCTTCGGAAATCCTAACTCAGATGTAACCGATATCGATAAGTTGGCAGAGATTGCTCATCGCCACAACATCCCATTGATTATCGATAACACCTTCGGCACTCCATACCTCATCCGCCCTATCGAGCACGGAGCAGACATCGTGGTTCACTCTGCTACCAAGTTCATCGGCGGTCACGGTTCATCTCTCGGTGGTGTCATCGTAGATGGCGGTAAGTTCGACTGGAAGGCAAATGCCGACAAGTTCCCTACTCTCGCTAAGCCAGACCCATCTTATCATGGTGCCGTATTCGCAGATGTAGCCGGAGCAGCAGCCTTCGTAACCCGAATCCGTGCGGTCATCCTTCGTGATACCGGTGCAACCATCTCTCCATTCAACGCCTGGATTCTTCTTCAGGGCTTGGAGACATTGAGCCTCCGTGTAGAGCGCCACGTTCAGAATGCATTGAAGGTGGTAGAATATCTGGAGAACAATCCTAAGGTGGCTAAGGTTAATCACCCAGCCGTTCCTTCTCATCCAGACCATGAACTTTACAAGAAGCTCTTCCCTAACGGCGGTGGTTCTATCTTCACCTTCGATATCAAGGGCGGCGAGAAAGAGGCATGGGAGTTCATCGACCACCTGCGCATCTTCTCTTTGCTGGCTAACGTAGCCGACGTGAAGTCACTGGTTATCCACCCAGCAACAACCACTCACTCTCAGTTGAGCCCAGAGGAGTTGGAGGAGCAGCACATCTATCCTTCTACCGTTCGATTGAGCATCGGTATCGAGAACATCGACGACCTGATTGAGGCACTCGATGAAGCATTTACCTACGTAAAGTAA
- the cysK gene encoding cysteine synthase A produces the protein MAKIYKQITDLIGKTPLVELGKYSASKGLETPVIAKVEFFNPGGSVKDRIALAMIEDAEQKGILKPGATIIEPTSGNTGVGLALVSAVKGYHLILTMPETMSVERRNLVKAYGAEVRLTSGKDGMPGAIKAAEELRDSIPGSVILGQFTNPSNPAKHYATTGPEIWADTDGEIDVFVAGVGTGGTISGIAKYLKEQNPNVKVIAVEPATSPVLNGGQSGPHKIQGIGAGFIPETYSSEYIDEVLDIQNDDAIKAGRDLAQTEGLLVGISSGAAAFAATEIAKRPENKGKKIVALLPDTGERYLSTVLYAFEEYPL, from the coding sequence ATGGCAAAGATATATAAGCAGATTACTGATTTAATCGGTAAGACCCCATTGGTAGAATTGGGTAAGTATTCAGCATCCAAGGGTTTGGAGACTCCTGTAATTGCTAAGGTAGAATTCTTCAATCCTGGCGGAAGCGTAAAGGATCGTATCGCCCTCGCGATGATCGAAGACGCTGAGCAGAAGGGCATCCTGAAACCAGGTGCCACCATCATCGAACCAACCAGCGGTAATACGGGTGTAGGTCTGGCTCTGGTATCAGCCGTAAAGGGCTATCACCTCATCCTCACCATGCCTGAAACCATGAGTGTGGAGCGCAGAAACCTGGTGAAGGCTTACGGCGCAGAAGTAAGATTGACCAGCGGTAAGGACGGAATGCCTGGTGCCATCAAGGCTGCCGAGGAACTCCGCGATTCCATCCCTGGTTCCGTGATTCTGGGACAGTTTACCAACCCATCCAATCCTGCCAAACACTATGCCACAACAGGACCAGAAATCTGGGCTGATACCGATGGCGAGATTGATGTCTTCGTAGCCGGTGTAGGAACCGGTGGAACCATTTCGGGTATCGCCAAGTACCTGAAAGAACAGAATCCAAACGTGAAGGTGATTGCCGTAGAGCCTGCCACATCGCCTGTATTGAACGGCGGACAGAGCGGTCCTCACAAGATTCAGGGCATCGGTGCCGGTTTCATTCCAGAGACTTACTCTTCAGAATATATCGATGAGGTATTGGACATTCAGAACGATGATGCCATCAAGGCAGGTCGTGACCTGGCTCAGACCGAGGGCCTCTTGGTAGGAATCTCATCAGGTGCCGCTGCCTTTGCAGCCACCGAGATTGCGAAGCGTCCTGAGAACAAGGGCAAGAAGATTGTAGCCCTCTTGCCAGATACCGGCGAGCGTTATTTAAGCACTGTACTCTACGCTTTCGAGGAGTATCCATTGTAA
- a CDS encoding DMT family transporter: MDNKRPFIAHLCLFCSGAFWGLMAPVGKDAMLHGIDGIDLVSFRVLGGAILFWLTSLFTKKEHVPVKDIFKFAAAGLFALVFNQCSYTIGLNMTSPSNSSIMTTSMPIFAMVLSFLILKEPITWKKALGVLMGCAGAVIIIMTSATAGNAKVGNIWGDLLCMSAQLSFALYLSLFKNLLSKYSLFTINKWMFLWATVLIWPFTISHVMSIDFAQVPMSTWWETGYVVLFGTYLGYICMMIGQKTLRPTVVSVYNYVQPLVSVTVSVIVGLAVFKGMQAIAAILVFSGVWLVVKSKSKRDIDQHDHSLAYEKRHA, from the coding sequence ATGGATAACAAACGACCTTTTATCGCCCACCTGTGCCTCTTCTGTTCCGGCGCATTCTGGGGACTGATGGCTCCCGTAGGCAAGGATGCCATGCTTCACGGCATCGACGGCATCGACCTGGTGAGCTTCCGAGTATTGGGTGGTGCCATTCTCTTCTGGCTCACCTCGCTCTTCACCAAGAAAGAGCATGTTCCAGTAAAAGACATCTTCAAGTTTGCTGCTGCCGGACTCTTCGCCCTCGTGTTCAACCAGTGTTCTTACACCATCGGTCTGAACATGACTTCGCCTAGCAATTCCAGTATCATGACCACTTCGATGCCTATCTTCGCCATGGTTCTCTCCTTCCTGATATTGAAGGAGCCTATCACCTGGAAGAAGGCGCTCGGTGTATTGATGGGATGCGCAGGTGCCGTCATCATCATCATGACGAGTGCTACGGCTGGCAATGCCAAGGTGGGAAACATCTGGGGTGACCTGCTCTGTATGTCGGCGCAGCTTTCTTTCGCCCTCTACCTGTCGCTCTTCAAGAACCTGCTGTCTAAGTATTCGCTCTTCACCATCAACAAGTGGATGTTCCTCTGGGCAACGGTCCTGATATGGCCTTTCACCATCAGTCACGTGATGAGCATCGACTTTGCCCAGGTTCCGATGAGCACTTGGTGGGAAACGGGCTACGTGGTTCTCTTCGGCACTTATCTGGGCTACATCTGCATGATGATTGGCCAAAAGACCCTGCGCCCTACCGTAGTTTCGGTATATAACTATGTGCAGCCGCTGGTATCGGTCACCGTGAGTGTCATCGTGGGGCTCGCCGTATTCAAGGGTATGCAGGCAATAGCCGCCATCCTCGTGTTCTCAGGTGTATGGCTCGTGGTAAAGAGCAAGTCAAAGAGAGATATCGACCAGCACGACCACAGCCTGGCCTACGAGAAAAGACATGCTTAA
- a CDS encoding L-lactate permease, translated as MASVVSIIPIVLLFILMLGFKMAGHKSALLTLVITVLLALFAASPLGMIAPEHAEDSVIALTGWAVVEGILKAVFPILIIILMAIYSYNILVESKQIEVIKRQFTSITDDKGLLVLLLVWGFGGLLEGMAGFGTAVAIPAAILIGLGFKPMFSALVSLIGNTVATGFGAVGVPVTTLCNEVAESGSASAAQICETSAFAIIQLAPLFIILPFIILTLTDKHNLIKNLIIALWVGVISVVVQFVCGYYLGSETPAIIGSLAAIIAIIAYAKVFARKSKVQDKETFTLAESLKAWSVYLFILIFILVSGALCPPVNAFLKSHLVSAVHLPVLDSTFKFGWISNAGLMLFLGATIGGLIQGLSLNRLMVILARTTVNLRKTVVTICSLIALASVMNYSGMITAIASGLVAVTGDFYPLVAPMIGAIGTFVTGSDTSSNILFAKLQAHVANQLGMTGQSTFFGMEGGQENWLVAANTTGATGGKMISPQSIAIATAACDMEGKDGEILRSAIPYALLYIVLGGLMVYFGC; from the coding sequence ATGGCATCTGTAGTTTCTATTATTCCCATCGTGTTGCTGTTCATCCTGATGCTCGGCTTCAAGATGGCAGGTCATAAAAGCGCCTTGCTGACGCTCGTAATTACCGTGTTGCTCGCTCTCTTCGCTGCTTCGCCGCTAGGCATGATTGCCCCGGAACATGCGGAGGACAGCGTGATCGCCCTGACGGGATGGGCGGTGGTGGAAGGCATCCTGAAGGCGGTATTCCCGATTCTCATCATCATCCTGATGGCTATCTATAGCTATAATATCCTCGTGGAAAGCAAGCAGATAGAGGTGATCAAGAGGCAGTTTACATCGATTACCGATGATAAGGGACTGCTCGTGCTGCTCCTCGTATGGGGATTCGGCGGACTGCTCGAAGGTATGGCGGGTTTCGGAACGGCGGTGGCGATACCTGCTGCCATCCTCATCGGACTCGGCTTCAAACCGATGTTCTCGGCTCTGGTTTCCTTAATCGGTAATACCGTGGCTACGGGATTTGGTGCCGTGGGTGTACCGGTTACTACGCTCTGTAACGAGGTGGCTGAAAGCGGATCGGCTTCGGCGGCACAGATTTGCGAGACTTCGGCCTTCGCCATTATCCAGCTGGCACCTCTTTTTATCATTCTGCCTTTCATCATCCTGACGCTTACCGATAAGCACAATCTTATCAAGAATCTCATCATCGCCCTCTGGGTGGGAGTGATTTCCGTGGTAGTGCAGTTTGTCTGCGGCTATTATCTCGGTTCGGAGACTCCAGCCATCATCGGTTCGCTGGCAGCCATTATCGCCATCATCGCATACGCCAAGGTGTTTGCCAGAAAGAGCAAGGTGCAGGATAAGGAAACCTTTACGCTTGCCGAGAGCCTAAAGGCATGGAGCGTTTACCTTTTTATATTGATATTCATCCTGGTTTCCGGAGCCCTCTGTCCTCCGGTCAATGCTTTCCTCAAAAGTCATCTGGTGAGTGCGGTTCATCTGCCTGTACTCGACAGCACCTTTAAGTTTGGCTGGATTTCCAATGCGGGCTTGATGCTCTTCCTGGGTGCTACGATTGGTGGACTGATTCAGGGATTGAGCCTTAATAGATTGATGGTGATTCTTGCCCGTACCACGGTGAATCTGCGTAAGACGGTGGTGACCATCTGTTCGCTGATAGCCCTGGCAAGTGTGATGAACTATTCGGGAATGATTACTGCCATCGCCTCAGGTCTGGTGGCAGTAACGGGAGATTTCTATCCTCTGGTAGCACCTATGATTGGTGCCATCGGAACCTTCGTAACGGGTTCTGATACCTCTTCGAATATCCTCTTTGCCAAGCTCCAGGCTCATGTTGCCAATCAGTTGGGCATGACGGGACAGAGCACATTCTTCGGTATGGAGGGTGGTCAGGAGAACTGGCTGGTTGCTGCCAATACCACGGGAGCCACGGGTGGCAAGATGATCAGTCCGCAGAGTATCGCCATCGCTACTGCAGCCTGCGATATGGAGGGAAAGGATGGAGAGATTCTCCGTTCGGCCATCCCATACGCCCTGCTGTATATCGTATTGGGCGGACTGATGGTTTACTTCGGTTGCTGA
- a CDS encoding AAA family ATPase, whose product MQKYADYIKQIEIESLWSGTKHILWNLDRRVNILSGVNGVGKSTILNKVVKGLAAGGEFPSHMIKGVHLKVEPEEAKWIRYDVIRSVDRPLMNAEMINKIDLTLVTELDWQLFQLQRKYLDYQVNIGNRIIAVLQSGEPDAAFKAQKLSEPKKMFQDMVDNLFKDTGKTIIRTANEIRFNQIGEQLSPYQLSAGEKQILAILLTVLVEDNQSYVLFMDEPEISLHFEWQKQLIGLVLQLNPNIQIIMTTHSPAVVMDGWTDRVTDVNDITIS is encoded by the coding sequence ATGCAGAAATATGCTGATTATATCAAACAGATAGAGATTGAATCTCTCTGGAGCGGTACCAAACATATTCTTTGGAACCTCGACCGCCGTGTCAATATCCTGAGTGGTGTAAACGGCGTGGGCAAGAGTACTATATTAAATAAGGTGGTAAAGGGTCTGGCGGCTGGCGGTGAATTCCCTAGTCACATGATCAAGGGTGTGCATCTGAAGGTGGAGCCGGAGGAGGCAAAGTGGATTAGATATGATGTAATCCGCTCGGTAGATAGACCATTGATGAATGCCGAGATGATCAACAAGATAGACCTTACCCTGGTTACCGAACTCGACTGGCAGCTCTTCCAGCTGCAGCGCAAGTATCTGGATTACCAGGTGAACATCGGCAATCGCATCATCGCCGTCTTGCAGAGTGGCGAACCGGATGCAGCCTTCAAGGCTCAGAAACTGAGTGAACCGAAGAAGATGTTCCAGGATATGGTAGATAATCTTTTCAAGGATACCGGCAAGACCATCATCCGTACTGCCAACGAAATCCGCTTCAACCAGATAGGCGAGCAGCTCTCGCCTTATCAGCTCTCGGCTGGTGAGAAGCAGATTCTTGCCATCCTCCTCACCGTGCTGGTGGAGGACAACCAGTCATACGTCCTCTTTATGGATGAGCCGGAAATCAGCCTTCATTTCGAATGGCAGAAGCAGCTCATCGGTCTGGTGCTGCAGCTTAATCCGAATATCCAGATCATCATGACCACCCACAGTCCTGCTGTGGTCATGGATGGATGGACCGATAGGGTGACGGATGTGAATGATATTACGATTTCGTAA